ATCTGACACCATATTTTAGTGGTGCCGCTGCAAACGACGATTTGGACGATTCATAATTTAGTAAAGAGTGTGAGTCTGAAAACTAGCAGTATTCGTAATCCAAGAGTTTTAGTTGGGTCGTTGAGCGACTACGCCATTTTGTTCTTAACCACCAATTTGAATCAAATGTTAGTTATTTTGTCGCTCATCTTCAAATTACAATTATTCGCTAAGGTGGGGCCTTTGTCGCGGCAAATTCTCATGACCTCGTCAACTacgaattcaaatgccaccatctcccTATGATATTGTTGTCATGATTTGAATGATGATCACCTCCCGAACTCAAAACTTTCATTTCTGTTAAAAAGTTTGTAAGCTGCTCGTTGAAGGTTGCAACAAGTTCGAGCGCACCTAATCGCTGACATGTAGAATTAACAAAGCGGGTGAGTTTTACTTTCAACAAACTGATTTCGGTAGGATCAGCATGAAAGGGGAATCAAACTTGTCAACTTGCATGCTGACCCTGTATCACACAACCGATGTCAAACACACAGCATCTCGCGAAGTTAAAAACAAACCCAGTGGTAACAACATCTCAATAAATAGTACAAATATTTTCAGCGCTTCCAAATGGTAAAGGTGTATCGGTGTCACTCCGAAGTGTCTTATTTATAATTAAACTTGAACCATGGATTGTTTAACACTGCGTTCGATATCGGAGCTGATCGTATACTATTGCTACTAGAAATCAAACCGCATCAGGAGACAAGGGGTCAAATAGGAATCATTCAGTTTTGATAAACTACATTACAGTGGGCGACAGTCCAATTTATTTAACCGTTAATCATTTTCTTGGCTTTTGTACTCGGTAATACTCCAAACCTGAATCTGGCTTCAAACTCACGTGAAAAGCACGCATCTACATCCTTGGCAGTACAATGTCTGAAATTGACAATTGCTTCTTCTGACCATCATGCCTcgagcactttttttaaaaaaagttttagaCCTGTTTCTAATTGTTTTCGTTTCTTTCGACCAAAAAAAACCCTCAGCTATTTGAACTATGCAACAGACATACATTTTCAGCGATTTACTACTTCAAGACAATTCTTCAAAACTATCCTTCATATAACAAAGGGAGATGATGCACGCAGACCTCGAACCTTTTTTCGTCATTTAAAGCTTGAAaacctttgtaattttatgtaaCAAACCCACAGTGTGGCACCTGAAAGGTGAGTGTATGATTTTCCACATTTCAAGTTGGCAATGAAGTGCATTTAATTGCACATGATTCAAATTTAATGAATACATGAGTCTGGCGTCCGACTTGATTGATACAACCCACTAGCTTATTGAATCAACAAAGTTTACGGTCCGATTCCATACACTGCAATTCGTCCAAAAAAAAGTTGTTTGTTGCAATTGCATCCTGTAAATTATATGAAGGAGATTCAATCGAGAGTAAACGAATTATCATTAAGAATTTTCGTAGTGCTTTATTTATATAGATTGCCAAAATCAGTGAAAACTACGCAATCTGAAACTGCATcggtttttgcaaggtatttaaATAGTTAACGCCTTCAATTATAAACAAAACTTCAAATAAGCACTATAAATCGAAGATATAAAAATATTTTGATACAGTCTATCTACATCTTTAATCGATGAGTTAGATTTAGATGCAATCGAAAGAATTTAATCAGTTTGAGTATATATCCTTGCCGTGCATCATGTTACCCAAACACTGATAAGGGCGACGTTCTTTCAAAGAAATGGCTATGcatgatgggtcgaatggtcCTCTTCTGTGCTTTGTCATTTTGTTATGGCCTTGACAGCTTAAACCTTATCTACTTATTGAACCcacaaaaagacaaaaaaaacgaCCATTTCCTTCAGGAAACTAAACCTTATCCAGCAATATGAGCTCGGAGGGGACACTTATTTGCACCATATCTAACGTTGGGTATTCGTATAGTTTTGGGGAAAATGATTTATTCATCGTGAACTGCACTGTTTCTTGAGGGTTCCGAGTATGCATGCATGTATGTTAACCGTGGTGAAAGTTATAGCGATTGAAGTCCGTGCTTTCAAAGTGGTGTCGAAACAATATCCTCTCAAATTGAGGCTGGTGCTGGGCAGCGACAATATGAAGCTCCTGTTTTCTTCTATACTAGAAACCCCTACAAACTGGGTTCTTTGATGCAGCAGGTGACATGGAAAGTTCTACACAACCGAAAGCCACCTCCCTGAGAGCTAAAATGAAGGTTTTGGGATAGTTTTTTGTTCTCTGATTAAAGACGCCAGGGACTGTGATTGCCCATAATCTTTAGTAGCCCTTGGTAAAAGGGAACAGCAAATGCTCCCAGCTTAATATTACAGCGAACACACATACAGTTTCAAAACGGCGTTGGCTAATCCGTCGTCTGATTATTTGAAATTTCTCCATCGAGACAACGCAACTTTAATCTATTTTCTCGTGTAAACGTTACAATTCTGGAATAAAAGTGCATCTGTATCGACAAACAAAAGTTGTAGAGGAGCTTTTTAAAACCAATAACTGATTTCATTCTagttttaaaaatctaataaatAATCATCTCTGAGGTGTCCATCCAATTTCAAGGAGCAACACATAAACATTTAAAATCTAAGTAAATGATACAAAATACCTTAGCAACAAAATTGAATTATTTATCTCTTTAAATGTTATCCATGGAACTAAATTTAAGCGGTACATATCTAATTACTCTAGCtgaagatgtgaggctggaatgAAATTAGCAGTCATTACTAGTCTTTTAACTATATGCTCCTTTTGATCAGCAGTAAATTAGCTTTCCCTCTAACAAAGCCTGTATAGCAAGCAGTGGGCCGTAAATAAGACAGCTCGACCTCCCCTTAACACCTTTTCTGTTGTCAATCACAGCTCTGCAATTCATCCCTAGATTAACCTTTATctgcaaaattaaaaaaaaaccttcgcCTACTGTGGCTAATTTTTTTTATAACTGAAAAGATCTGTTAAATTTCAGTATAATTAACCGAAGTGTCaaaaatccagcccagtttctcaaccaatttcatagGAGTTGGCACCTTGATAACGGAGCAAGTACTAATGCCGgcgagatttttttaaaaatagtcttcCCCCTTCTCAACCACTCTGATTTGCTATACTATATTATTAAAATCGACATTGTATAATAGATTGCACGTTTCTGAACAATTTAACTCCTTCACTCCTGAATAAATGAAACACAGAGTAGAAGTAAACTTGCATAGAAATAGCTTGGTTTACTGGGTTCAGGTTGAATGTTGGATGACAAATACCGAGAAGAACTTTTTCACATTAATCACAGACGAGCTAACAGGGCGTGCTGGTAATTATTAGCTATTCGGTGAACATGGGCCGttacattcaaaaggcatttgcgGTAGCCAGGTACATGGGCCATGACTAATTACACGACAGTGGAACAATACGTTGTTTGATttcctttttataaaaaaaatggAGATTGTAAACAGGCTTGTAATCAGACAGGTTCCAGAATCAGTTGTCCTTTCCCAAATGACAGCCATGCATGGATTCGTATGTCAATGACTCGAGAGAACGTTAGGGGTCGCCCGAGAGAGGATCCACAGCAGATCCCCTTCCCCCCAAATCAAGCGAATAATTCAGGGGGAAAACACAGCTCTATGGCGACCTGTTTCCTCATCGCTGAACTAAGAGGAGTCCGATTGTACATTACAGTGCTGTCAGCtgattccccccacccccaacactcaCAAGCAAAAAAAAGTTCAGGGACTCTCCAAGTGAGAAATAGAAAACAGCCCTGATTTCTTATTGGCATTCACTCAAGGTCACCACCTCCGCTGCTGAAAGCGCTCGGTCTTTTTTTTCACTCTATTACATGCTACATTTGAACAGTTCTGTCATCTCCCCCCGCCGGGGACCAGTCTTGAAGTTTTCACACGCAAGTACTCGGCCGAATCTTCCGCAGTACTGCATCATCAACAAATTAAAGGTTAATGATCCAACTGAGCTACCGTCCGTCCTGGCAAAAACTCGGAACTTGTATACAGCAACAgaacacttttttaaaagaaaaaaaaagggtaTCGGTTCAGAATAACCTGGTCATTCACATTGCACGCCATTTTAGTGTAATTTTGTTGCGAACCGAGAAAGGAGCCATCCATTAAAAAGCTTTGCACAAGAGCTGCGCTATTGCTTTTTCTCCTCCAAAACAGAGCAGAAATTTCAAAAACAAGCGGTGAAATACTGCGTAATCACTTACTTGACAGGTCTCGGTGCTGTCCGCACTGCTATCGCTTGGAGAAGGAACGAACGGCCGCAATCCCGGCTGCGGGAGTTGACATGTTCCGCTGCTGCTGACGCCTCTCCGGGCTGAGAGAGCCGGAGTTCCGCTGGGTGTTTTTCTCTCCGTCCAAAGGCGAGTCATGTCTGCTTGAAACCGGACTCCCTGCGCTCTCTCGGTCGCCTGCGAACGCGTACAGTCCTCTTCATATAACCACGGAGGATATGCAAACCCTGCAACAAGAAAAGTCGTTTAtggaaaaaaattctaaaagGCTGAACGTTTTAAAGAAAGAATGGTTGCAGAACAACAAAAGTCAGTTACACTACGCTGCTCTATACCCCCACCGACAGACAGAAGAAAAAGCTTTATATTTTTTCAGTGGGTATTCAAGATAATTTGAAGCCATTGTTTCTGCTACAGATGGTTCTTTTTAATACAATAACACTGCTCTTTGTGCATACTACCCACAATAAAATCTAAAGCGTTCTCTTGAATAACCATTTTGTTCTCTCTTGTATAGGGCCAACAAAAGCTGCCGTGAGGTAATGGTTTCGCTGTTTATTGAAACCATGGAAGAGGGGCTGGATAAAGGATAGAAAAAGACGTTACAAGGTCACACGAAAACTCTTTATCtgaataaaatattatttaaaggcAAACACTACTCTTAACTGCACCTAAGGGCTCCATGTCAATAAAACGATTACTTCCTTCCAGTTTGTTATGTGTTAAATCATATGTCTATAAAGTTACAAAAGAGCATCGTGTTTAATACTGCATTCAGtcaaatatttcaaacaaatacaaaaaaaactgcacaaCACACTAATTCCCTCTTGTTCTTTCGATTATTGGTCATAAAATTTAAAGGAAAGTAATTTCCACTGcaaaaaatgtgaaacaaagttacACAACACAAATGGTTCCCATAAGGTATAATTCCCATCTATGCAATATTCATAGCTTGTCTAGCCAAATTGtcaaatttcatttaaaaaattcCAATCAGCATAATAGCAACATTCAGTCCTCGTCAAACAGCCGCTAAAGGTGGGTACCGAGGACTTTGTCTTGAACCATGCATCACTTTAAACAATGCATGGCTATAAATTAACTGGACAAAAAGTTGTTACTATCTGATTTCTCATCCACCTTTAATGGTTCTTAAACTCTAATTAAAATGCCTATCGACACACCAACTATATTGTTCAAGGAAGGACTAAATATATTTCGTGTCATGCGGATTCAGCATCAATTTAGTCTGTCTGACATCTAGGCCATGTATTTGGCTTGAGTTGAGGTCTTTATCGGCTTTGAGAGCGAGCTCCTCAGAAAGGGAAAGTCGGAAACAATGGCTCTCTGCAGGGAAAGTTGTTAGTCACTGACtccctgtttgtctacctttcTCTAGGAATTACTAGCTCATTCTCTCCCAGTTCCAGACTGACAGTAATCCACTCCAATGACTTCTGCCTTTTGTGTGTTTATAGTACATGTCTCAACCATAATCTCAAAGCTACAATTACAATAGGATGTCATGACTTTAACCTTAACACTACTTCCTTTAATTAACCTTTAGGGTGCAGGAGAGCAGCCTGTGTGGTAGAAAGTTGGTTTGTCAAATCGGTGAATTATTTGTGGCTTTGGAGGTACAAACGGGCTCCAATGGGATACAATTTTTTGCAATTTGTTTGCTACACATTAGAATTAGTGGAGTTTTTCACAAGTCAGTTAATAAATCGCTTTTGATCTCAAAGAACCGAAATTAACTTGTGAACCTGTTACTAATAGATTCTGAATGTTTTCACTATCTCCGTAATATTAACTGAATGGATGAGAATCAGCATATAAATTCCCAATGGCCACTCTATTTTAAAAAGctattttaaaaagatgtttacTGATATTAATAGGCTCCTATCTTATCTCTAGACATGAGATTTTGTACATTATGTATACAGTTGTTATTTTACAATCGTAATGACATATAACTTAATCCGAGGCGATTTCATTCTTGTAACCTATAACAAACCGTCTTAGACGTCAATGAAAATGTTTCGTGCGTTAGAAAATCAATTTTCAATTACCAACATCTCTTTATGCGTGTACAATGGAGAATgtctgaagaaatgttttctgtCCCAACTGTTCCTgctttgatttccttactgaaaTAGACACTCTACCCTAACCTACAAGTTTACCTGTTTTATCACTCGAAAAAATCTAGGCATCATTAGATGTTCAAAGGCAATTTTTGTTCTATCAATGCTCTGtataaattttaattaaaaatgtaaGTGCCGTTGACAGACATGTCATGTTCATTTTCCTAGGTTTGACGTAGACAAACATTTATAAATTATTGATAACGGATTTATTTTCCTGTTTTCCCCAACAACAGCTGCCATTTCTATTCATTTCAACATCTTATAGCACTTTTAGTTGGTATCAGTTAGAAATGCTGAGCAATGAAGATTACGTTTCTCAAAACAAAACTATTGCAGTGCATCTCCAGCGTATTACTGAACAGATCTGTTTTGCCTGCACGTGTGTAACATTTCAACACCTCTGACAATTAGCAACATCCCAAGTGTTAATTCGTAGCTGCAAGACCCTCCAGACACAAGAATCTTCGCCTTGGACCAATTTTATATTCGCAGTTTCCGAGTGTTCAGTGCGAGTGTTTCAAAATA
The sequence above is drawn from the Stegostoma tigrinum isolate sSteTig4 chromosome 14, sSteTig4.hap1, whole genome shotgun sequence genome and encodes:
- the LOC125457933 gene encoding uncharacterized protein LOC125457933 isoform X3, producing MPLSLKAFASAAERRSCHGFEGRNISHHLSVHGFLWASKGFAYPPWLYEEDCTRSQATERAQGVRFQADMTRLWTERKTPSGTPALSARRGVSSSGTCQLPQPGLRPFVPSPSDSSADSTETCQCSVAVYKFRVFARTDGSSVGSLTFNLLMMQYCGRFGRVLACENFKTGPRRGEMTELFKCSM
- the LOC125457933 gene encoding uncharacterized protein LOC125457933 isoform X2, whose amino-acid sequence is MVSINSETITSRQLLLALYKREQNGYSRERFRFYWFAYPPWLYEEDCTRSQATERAQGVRFQADMTRLWTERKTPSGTPALSARRGVSSSGTCQLPQPGLRPFVPSPSDSSADSTETCQMEEQQRKRGAQNSTISMSSKWVCQKTGGKRRGELLLEDLLWLTESNGQESFACTCLSRLFSRQATADHDHLLHYAPLLVAQDRDSQS
- the LOC125457933 gene encoding uncharacterized protein LOC125457933 isoform X4 — protein: MPLSLKAFASAAERRSCHGFEGRNISHHLSVHGFLWASKGFAYPPWLYEEDCTRSQATERAQGVRFQADMTRLWTERKTPSGTPALSARRGVSSSGTCQLPQPGLRPFVPSPSDSSADSTETCQIIFLFFS